The following coding sequences lie in one Bacteroidota bacterium genomic window:
- the lnt gene encoding apolipoprotein N-acyltransferase: MDNFTETNNATRTNIVLAISTGILFGCSFPPIPLGPLACIALVPLLLLTERLRSHRSRFLYSYLTFFVASCIALYWVGGFTHAKDPFLMLAGGLLLLWEPLFFSVIVLSYLVVRRSFGLNAGLVALPFIWISFEWLYALGEFAFPWLTLGNTQTYQLAKIQFAELTGVYGISFWLVILNVLFFFLLTGAMRKKEELSLKTNLAVTGAIAVVYLLPNFYSMTIDENRFSSSGLPPLTVGIVQPNVDPWAKWDDSKTIAGREQQIGEFLRMTGEQKKAGVQMSVWPETAILFDLPAMTGEREKVRHVLDSLDISLTSGYIGYKYYENGIAPAASSVIRGTHIHYDSYNSILYFEPKYDRIQSYEKMRLVPFAERIPYAGSISFLIEPLRWGVGISNWGIGRDSTVFDDSVRHAKFLAMVCYESIFPEFVSAFVKKGAQFLVFITNDSWWGNTSGARQHCQYAVLRAVENRRWVVRCANGGISCFIDPLGRLYQATQMYTRASITGSIIPRSELTFYAKHGDWLPRIAGIVSGLFIAGSVIQFIFFRPKKTLI, encoded by the coding sequence GTGGACAATTTCACCGAAACGAACAATGCGACACGAACCAATATCGTCCTTGCCATTTCGACAGGCATTCTTTTCGGGTGTTCGTTCCCACCAATCCCCCTGGGGCCGCTGGCGTGCATCGCGCTGGTGCCGCTGCTTCTTTTAACCGAGCGGCTCCGTTCTCATCGCAGTCGATTCCTCTACTCGTACCTGACTTTCTTCGTCGCATCCTGCATTGCGCTCTATTGGGTAGGAGGATTTACTCATGCGAAGGATCCGTTTTTGATGCTGGCCGGAGGATTGCTGCTGCTGTGGGAGCCCCTTTTTTTCAGCGTCATCGTTCTTTCATATCTTGTCGTGCGCAGAAGCTTTGGGTTGAACGCCGGCCTTGTCGCGCTGCCGTTCATCTGGATTTCGTTCGAATGGCTGTACGCCCTCGGTGAATTCGCGTTCCCCTGGCTGACCCTTGGCAACACCCAAACGTACCAGCTCGCAAAGATTCAATTTGCAGAACTCACCGGCGTTTATGGCATTTCGTTCTGGCTTGTCATCCTGAACGTCCTTTTCTTCTTCCTTCTGACCGGCGCCATGAGGAAGAAGGAAGAACTATCCCTGAAAACAAACCTCGCGGTGACGGGGGCAATTGCGGTCGTCTATCTGCTCCCCAATTTTTACAGCATGACGATCGATGAAAATAGATTCTCGTCATCCGGGCTGCCGCCGCTGACAGTCGGAATTGTTCAGCCCAACGTCGACCCGTGGGCAAAATGGGACGATTCTAAAACGATTGCCGGCAGAGAGCAACAGATCGGTGAATTTTTAAGGATGACCGGCGAACAAAAAAAGGCCGGTGTTCAAATGTCGGTATGGCCGGAAACGGCAATTTTGTTCGACCTTCCCGCGATGACCGGAGAGCGGGAAAAAGTGAGGCACGTTCTTGATTCGCTCGATATTTCTTTGACAAGCGGATACATCGGGTACAAGTATTATGAGAATGGCATTGCTCCGGCAGCGAGCAGCGTTATCCGGGGCACGCACATCCATTATGATTCCTATAATTCCATTCTCTATTTCGAGCCAAAATACGACCGGATCCAATCGTACGAAAAGATGCGTCTCGTCCCGTTCGCCGAACGGATCCCGTATGCCGGATCGATCTCTTTTCTCATCGAACCGCTGCGCTGGGGAGTCGGCATCAGCAATTGGGGAATTGGAAGAGACAGTACAGTGTTTGATGATTCAGTTCGCCATGCGAAGTTTCTGGCAATGGTCTGTTATGAGTCTATCTTCCCGGAGTTTGTCAGCGCCTTTGTAAAAAAAGGGGCCCAGTTTTTGGTGTTCATCACCAACGACAGCTGGTGGGGGAATACATCCGGCGCGCGGCAGCATTGCCAGTATGCGGTGCTGAGGGCCGTCGAAAACAGGAGGTGGGTCGTCCGGTGCGCCAACGGCGGGATATCTTGCTTTATCGATCCGCTTGGCAGATTGTATCAGGCAACCCAAATGTACACAAGGGCGTCGATTACAGGATCGATAATTCCAAGGTCAGAATTGACGTTTTACGCAAAACACGGCGATTGGCTTCCCCGGATCGCCGGCATCGTTTCGGGACTTTTTATCGCGGGGAGTGTAATTCAATTTATTTTCTTCCGGCCCAAAAAAACACTGATCTGA
- a CDS encoding GntG family PLP-dependent aldolase, with protein sequence MNYIDLRSDTVTKPSAAMRQAMANAEVGDDVFGEDPTVVQLQEKVAALLGKEKALYVPSGVMSNQLAIKAQTEPGDEIICEQDAHIFNYETAAPSLISSVQVKTIPGTKGVICAGQLESAIRPKVYYMPRSRMVCLENTHNRAGGTIYPIDEIERISSFARSHEMLMHLDGARLWNAWVATGIHPREYAKHFDSVSVCFSKGLGAPIGSAVAASAATIERVHKWRKVFGGGMRQAGIIAAGAVYALDHNVERLKEDHEKAKFLAEKISSIPKLSLDLDAVQTNIIIVNTEGTGKKPDEIIALLKTQGLLVTLGSYNSIRAVMHLDVSMDQVKQAGDILLSTLK encoded by the coding sequence ATGAACTACATTGATCTTCGGAGCGACACAGTAACGAAGCCCTCCGCGGCAATGCGGCAGGCGATGGCGAACGCGGAGGTCGGCGACGATGTGTTCGGCGAAGACCCGACCGTCGTTCAATTGCAGGAAAAAGTTGCAGCCCTTCTCGGGAAAGAGAAAGCGCTCTACGTGCCGAGCGGCGTCATGAGCAACCAGCTCGCGATCAAAGCGCAAACAGAACCGGGCGACGAAATCATTTGCGAGCAGGATGCGCACATCTTCAACTACGAGACGGCGGCCCCATCGTTGATTTCTTCGGTGCAGGTTAAGACAATTCCGGGAACAAAGGGCGTCATATGCGCGGGACAGCTTGAGTCGGCGATACGTCCGAAAGTCTACTACATGCCCCGTTCGAGAATGGTATGTCTCGAGAACACGCACAACCGTGCTGGCGGAACAATCTATCCGATCGATGAGATAGAGCGCATATCGTCCTTTGCCCGCTCGCATGAGATGCTGATGCACTTGGACGGCGCGCGGCTTTGGAACGCGTGGGTTGCCACCGGCATTCACCCGAGAGAATATGCGAAGCACTTTGATTCCGTTTCGGTCTGTTTTTCCAAAGGACTCGGCGCGCCGATCGGCTCGGCAGTCGCCGCGTCCGCCGCGACCATCGAACGCGTTCATAAGTGGCGAAAAGTCTTCGGCGGAGGAATGCGTCAGGCAGGCATCATCGCCGCGGGAGCGGTATATGCTCTCGACCATAACGTTGAACGTCTAAAAGAAGATCACGAGAAAGCAAAATTCCTGGCCGAGAAGATCTCATCGATCCCAAAGCTCTCGCTCGACTTGGACGCCGTGCAGACCAACATCATCATTGTCAACACCGAAGGAACCGGGAAAAAACCGGATGAAATTATTGCGCTGTTGAAAACGCAGGGACTTTTGGTGACCCTCGGTTCCTACAACAGCATCCGCGCAGTGATGCATCTGGACGTCTCGATGGACCAAGTAAAGCAGGCCGGTGATATTCTTCTCTCTACACTGAAATAG
- a CDS encoding thioesterase family protein — MDKKLFRHRTTVRVRNYEIDWQGIVHNAVYLHYFEVGRIEYLNTIGAKVDINTINNQSKVVLARNEIDYRVAARYGDTLNVYSRISSIKNTSFIFEGLLERESDGTTIAENVAVHVWLNDKTNRPMPVPDDFRKLAQKYEGEHCRIQWPSIIV; from the coding sequence ATGGACAAGAAACTCTTTCGCCACCGGACAACCGTCCGGGTGAGAAATTATGAGATCGACTGGCAGGGAATCGTTCATAATGCGGTCTATCTTCATTACTTCGAGGTCGGAAGGATCGAGTACCTGAACACCATCGGCGCGAAAGTGGACATCAACACCATTAACAATCAATCCAAAGTAGTTCTCGCCCGCAACGAGATCGATTACCGTGTTGCGGCACGATACGGCGACACGCTCAACGTCTATTCCCGAATCTCGTCCATCAAGAATACCAGCTTTATTTTTGAAGGATTGCTGGAGCGGGAATCCGACGGCACAACGATCGCCGAAAATGTCGCTGTCCATGTTTGGCTCAACGATAAAACGAACCGCCCGATGCCGGTTCCCGACGACTTCCGAAAACTGGCCCAGAAGTACGAAGGGGAACATTGCCGCATTCAGTGGCCTTCAATCATTGTTTGA
- the trpE gene encoding anthranilate synthase component I, whose product MTSFEEFKKLAGSGNIIPIYEELMADTETPVSVYLKLKDESPYSFLLESVEGGEKIGRYTFLGYNPFMVFEIRGRSFTIKPRHPDVHVLPKLVDPSMHPLEALKKIFAHCKTVPVQGLPRFTGGAVGYFGYETIQLLENVPSAKIDLLGVNDATLMFFDTLLVFDAVKRNVSAVANAYVPAGAGEAQLREEYDKAVLEIHRLKTILQKSVSYAVHSSGSIGQLEHLMTRDHFLANVEKAKQYIVEGDIFQVVLSQQMKMEYAGDPFDIYRMLRTVNPSPYLYFLNINGMSIIGSSPELLVRLDNGIVETRPIAGTRRRGATAEEDARLEKELLADEKECAEHLMLVDLGRNDIGRISEYGSVDVTQFMAIEKYSHVMHIVSNVRGKLKKGMSAVDALYSCFPAGTLSGAPKIRAMEIIAELEPSRRGVYGGAVGYLDFSGNLDSCIAIRTIVVNNGAAYFQAGGGIVHDSVPEKEFQESMDKVAATVSAVKKLRKAD is encoded by the coding sequence ATGACGAGTTTCGAAGAGTTTAAAAAGCTTGCGGGCAGCGGAAACATCATCCCCATCTACGAGGAGTTGATGGCGGATACCGAAACGCCGGTGTCCGTCTATCTCAAACTCAAAGACGAAAGCCCATACTCATTCTTGCTCGAAAGCGTTGAAGGGGGAGAGAAGATCGGCCGCTACACGTTTCTCGGATACAACCCGTTCATGGTCTTCGAGATTCGTGGGAGGTCGTTCACCATCAAGCCGCGGCATCCTGATGTCCATGTTTTGCCCAAGCTTGTCGATCCTTCGATGCATCCGCTTGAGGCGCTGAAAAAGATCTTCGCCCACTGCAAGACCGTCCCCGTCCAGGGATTGCCCCGCTTCACCGGAGGCGCGGTCGGATACTTTGGATACGAAACCATTCAGTTATTGGAAAACGTCCCGTCCGCAAAAATAGACCTCCTTGGAGTTAATGATGCGACGTTGATGTTCTTCGATACGCTGCTGGTGTTTGACGCCGTAAAGCGAAACGTTTCGGCCGTTGCCAATGCCTACGTCCCGGCAGGAGCCGGTGAGGCTCAGCTGCGCGAAGAATATGACAAAGCCGTTCTAGAAATTCATCGGCTGAAAACCATTCTGCAAAAAAGCGTCTCGTATGCCGTTCACTCTTCCGGATCGATCGGGCAGTTGGAACATTTGATGACCCGGGATCATTTCCTTGCGAACGTTGAAAAAGCAAAACAATATATCGTCGAAGGAGATATTTTCCAGGTCGTTCTCTCCCAGCAGATGAAAATGGAATACGCCGGCGACCCGTTCGACATTTACCGCATGCTGAGGACGGTCAACCCATCGCCGTACCTTTATTTCCTCAACATTAACGGCATGTCCATCATCGGGTCGTCCCCCGAATTGCTTGTGCGGCTGGACAACGGGATCGTTGAAACACGTCCGATCGCCGGGACACGCAGGCGCGGTGCGACCGCGGAAGAAGATGCCCGCCTGGAAAAAGAATTGCTGGCGGATGAGAAGGAGTGCGCTGAGCACCTCATGCTCGTCGACCTTGGGCGGAACGACATCGGACGGATATCCGAATACGGAAGCGTCGACGTCACTCAATTTATGGCGATCGAAAAATATTCGCATGTCATGCACATCGTTTCCAACGTCCGGGGAAAGTTGAAAAAAGGAATGTCGGCCGTCGATGCGCTGTATTCCTGCTTTCCTGCAGGGACCCTCAGCGGCGCTCCGAAGATCCGTGCCATGGAGATCATTGCCGAGCTTGAACCAAGCAGACGCGGGGTGTACGGCGGCGCTGTCGGCTACCTCGATTTCTCCGGCAACCTCGATTCGTGCATTGCCATCAGAACGATCGTCGTCAACAACGGGGCAGCATATTTCCAGGCCGGCGGAGGAATTGTTCACGATTCCGTCCCCGAAAAGGAGTTCCAGGAATCGATGGACAAAGTTGCAGCCACGGTCAGCGCGGTGAAGAAATTGCGAAAGGCGGATTAG
- a CDS encoding aminodeoxychorismate/anthranilate synthase component II has translation MILIIDNYDSFTFNLVQYLGELGVELRVVRNDALSLSDIEKMKPEGIVISPGPCTPHEAGISVELIKKFHASIPILGVCLGHQAIGAAFGGDIVKAPTVVHGKVSKINHNGQGIFRKVPDQFSAARYHSLVIKKETRPKELEISAWTDDQVIMGVRHVSSPTFGVQFHPESIATQHGKIILENFIRRRY, from the coding sequence ATGATCCTCATCATTGACAACTACGATTCGTTCACGTTCAACCTGGTTCAATACCTCGGCGAACTCGGCGTCGAGCTGCGTGTTGTCCGTAACGACGCTCTCTCGCTTTCGGACATCGAAAAGATGAAGCCCGAAGGAATCGTCATTTCTCCCGGTCCCTGTACGCCGCACGAGGCCGGGATTTCGGTCGAACTCATAAAGAAATTTCACGCATCGATTCCGATCCTCGGCGTCTGCCTGGGACATCAGGCGATCGGAGCAGCCTTCGGCGGAGACATTGTTAAAGCACCGACGGTCGTCCATGGGAAGGTCTCAAAAATAAATCATAACGGACAAGGGATCTTCCGAAAAGTCCCGGATCAATTCTCAGCCGCCCGCTATCATTCTCTCGTCATAAAAAAAGAAACAAGGCCTAAAGAATTGGAGATCTCCGCGTGGACGGACGACCAGGTGATCATGGGAGTGAGGCATGTCAGTTCACCGACGTTCGGCGTTCAATTCCACCCGGAATCGATCGCAACGCAACACGGGAAGATCATTCTTGAAAATTTCATCAGGCGCCGTTACTAG
- a CDS encoding TIGR00730 family Rossman fold protein, with translation MASRTEHDIAQDKKLDQLLKTQDDIWRVFRVMSEFVEGFQTFSRLGPCITVFGSARTKPGTRYYDMTVEVAKEFVKNGYGIISGGGPGIMEAANKGAKEAGGVSVGINIDLPFEQSANPYIDKDKLITFRHFYVRKVMFVKYAQAFVVMPGGFGTLDELFESVTLVQTRKVNKFPIILMGKEYWSGLFDWVKNRMLTEGNISEIDLQLFSMTDDPKTAAQTVADFYKGTEHAPNF, from the coding sequence ATGGCATCCAGAACTGAACACGACATTGCTCAGGACAAAAAGCTCGATCAACTCCTAAAGACACAGGACGACATCTGGAGGGTGTTCCGCGTGATGTCGGAATTTGTCGAAGGATTCCAAACATTCTCCCGCCTCGGGCCCTGCATCACAGTGTTCGGGTCAGCCCGCACGAAACCCGGGACGCGCTATTACGACATGACGGTGGAAGTAGCGAAGGAATTTGTCAAGAACGGATACGGGATCATTTCCGGCGGCGGACCCGGAATTATGGAGGCGGCAAATAAGGGAGCGAAAGAAGCCGGGGGCGTTTCGGTCGGGATCAATATCGATCTCCCTTTTGAACAGAGCGCCAATCCGTACATCGACAAGGATAAATTGATCACGTTCAGACATTTCTATGTCCGCAAAGTCATGTTCGTCAAGTATGCACAGGCGTTCGTGGTGATGCCGGGCGGATTCGGCACCCTCGATGAATTATTTGAATCTGTCACTTTGGTGCAAACCCGGAAGGTCAACAAGTTTCCGATCATCCTTATGGGAAAGGAATATTGGAGCGGATTGTTCGATTGGGTGAAGAACAGAATGCTCACAGAAGGCAACATCTCGGAAATTGACCTGCAGCTTTTTTCGATGACCGACGACCCGAAAACCGCGGCTCAGACCGTGGCCGATTTCTACAAAGGAACCGAACACGCCCCGAATTTCTAG
- the polX gene encoding DNA polymerase/3'-5' exonuclease PolX has translation MDKAKVSDILDQIGTLLELRGENPFKCRAYHNAARAIEGATADLETLVRAGELRNIKGVGEAIAEKISELVTTGKSEYYEELKSSLPEGLMSMLRISGVGPKKVKILYEKLKIKSVEELEAACKAGKLEKVEGFGKKTEENILAGIEALRKHSSKFLYSQAEKDAQNIYNVVVKQKGIIRAEIAGSLRRKKETIGDIDIVASAKSSAVPAIMKAFTSHSEVERITGQGETKSSVVLKSGINCDLRVVDDSEFPFALNYFTGSKDHNVRLRTIAKKFNLSLNEYGFSKLGSDEKRGKAKKTVPCRDEQGIYKALGLEYTPPELREDFGEIEAAEKNKLPHLLSEKDIRGTFHCHTNYSDGVNTLQEMAEGAQNLGWEYLGIADHSKVAVYANGLTEDRVKKQQKEINTLNQKWPDFRIFSGTEVDILATGELDFSDKVLSLFDYVVASVHSSFKMTEAEMTKRIMKAIKNKYVTILGHPTGRLLLQREGYPLNQTAIIDAAADYGKCIEINAHPSRLDLDWRMCKYAKEKGVKISINPDAHVVDGLRDVRYGVGIARKGWLEKNDVLNTMNLHQVQKYFGSSQR, from the coding sequence ATGGATAAAGCAAAGGTTTCGGATATACTCGATCAAATCGGGACTCTCCTCGAATTACGGGGGGAGAACCCGTTCAAGTGCCGCGCATACCATAATGCCGCGCGGGCGATCGAAGGCGCCACGGCAGACCTCGAAACGCTCGTCCGGGCGGGCGAGCTGAGAAACATCAAGGGCGTCGGCGAAGCGATCGCTGAGAAGATCTCCGAACTTGTCACGACAGGGAAGTCTGAGTATTATGAGGAGCTGAAATCCTCGCTCCCCGAAGGACTGATGTCGATGCTGCGCATTTCAGGCGTAGGCCCCAAGAAAGTGAAGATCTTGTACGAGAAGCTGAAGATCAAATCGGTCGAAGAGCTTGAAGCCGCATGCAAGGCGGGGAAGCTTGAAAAGGTCGAGGGCTTTGGTAAGAAAACTGAAGAGAACATCCTGGCGGGGATAGAAGCGCTGCGGAAACACAGTTCGAAATTCCTCTATTCACAAGCTGAAAAGGACGCTCAGAACATCTACAACGTGGTCGTGAAGCAAAAAGGAATTATCCGCGCCGAAATCGCCGGCAGCTTGCGGCGGAAAAAGGAGACCATCGGCGATATCGATATCGTCGCCAGTGCGAAGTCATCGGCTGTTCCTGCCATCATGAAGGCATTCACGTCGCATTCTGAGGTCGAACGAATAACCGGCCAGGGGGAAACAAAATCGAGCGTCGTTCTCAAATCCGGTATCAATTGCGACCTTCGCGTGGTCGATGATTCGGAGTTTCCATTTGCGCTCAATTATTTTACCGGCAGCAAAGACCACAACGTCCGGCTCAGGACGATCGCAAAAAAATTTAACCTCAGCCTGAATGAGTACGGCTTTTCAAAGCTCGGCTCGGACGAAAAACGGGGGAAGGCGAAGAAAACGGTTCCGTGCAGGGATGAACAGGGGATCTACAAAGCGCTCGGGCTTGAGTACACCCCCCCCGAACTGCGCGAAGATTTCGGCGAGATTGAAGCTGCGGAAAAGAACAAATTGCCTCATCTCCTCTCAGAAAAAGATATCCGCGGCACATTCCATTGCCATACAAATTACAGCGACGGGGTCAACACTCTTCAGGAGATGGCGGAGGGGGCGCAAAACCTGGGATGGGAGTACCTTGGCATCGCAGACCACAGCAAGGTTGCGGTCTATGCAAACGGCCTGACCGAGGACCGGGTGAAAAAGCAGCAAAAAGAGATCAATACGTTGAATCAAAAATGGCCGGACTTCCGTATCTTTAGTGGTACAGAGGTCGATATCCTTGCCACGGGCGAGCTTGATTTCAGCGACAAAGTCCTTTCATTGTTCGACTACGTCGTTGCATCGGTCCACAGCAGTTTCAAAATGACCGAAGCCGAGATGACAAAGCGAATTATGAAAGCGATCAAGAACAAATATGTGACGATCCTTGGCCACCCGACGGGGCGATTGCTGCTGCAGCGCGAAGGTTATCCGCTGAACCAGACGGCGATCATCGATGCCGCGGCTGACTACGGAAAGTGCATCGAAATCAACGCGCACCCCTCACGGCTGGATCTCGACTGGCGGATGTGCAAGTATGCAAAGGAAAAGGGGGTCAAAATATCCATCAACCCGGATGCCCACGTCGTCGACGGTTTGCGAGACGTGCGGTACGGCGTCGGCATTGCGCGCAAAGGATGGCTGGAGAAGAATGACGTCCTCAATACGATGAACTTGCACCAGGTCCAAAAATATTTCGGTTCATCTCAACGATAA
- the liaF gene encoding cell wall-active antibiotics response protein LiaF: MSAHRRPYLGALILITLGVLFLLDNLGIADFGAIISTYWPVILILIGIRIFFRYGRGPSQPSATTEPVTMGTTQESSASAIHNSNVFGDVDMKISSRDFRGGSISNVFGDMNIDLSEIALAEGEQVLKLDGVFGDLHVLVPKDIEIAVTSHSVFGDVRVLGNMKTGFGQEIFFSSPNYSAAPKKLRILSNQVFGDVKVW; the protein is encoded by the coding sequence ATGAGTGCGCATCGCCGGCCATATCTTGGCGCATTAATTCTGATCACACTGGGGGTCCTTTTTCTGCTCGACAATCTCGGAATCGCCGATTTTGGCGCTATCATTTCGACCTACTGGCCGGTGATTCTTATTCTCATTGGAATTCGTATATTCTTCAGGTACGGACGGGGTCCATCGCAGCCCTCCGCGACGACGGAACCGGTGACGATGGGAACGACGCAGGAATCCAGCGCCTCTGCCATCCACAACTCAAACGTCTTCGGCGACGTGGACATGAAGATCAGTTCGAGGGATTTCCGCGGCGGTTCGATCTCGAATGTTTTTGGCGACATGAACATTGACCTCTCGGAAATCGCGCTCGCGGAAGGGGAGCAGGTACTTAAATTGGACGGCGTATTCGGTGACCTCCACGTCTTGGTTCCGAAAGATATTGAGATCGCAGTGACGTCGCATTCGGTGTTCGGGGACGTGAGGGTCTTAGGAAACATGAAAACAGGATTCGGGCAGGAAATTTTCTTCTCCTCCCCGAACTATTCGGCGGCCCCCAAGAAGCTTCGGATCCTGTCGAATCAGGTTTTTGGCGACGTGAAAGTGTGGTAG
- the nth gene encoding endonuclease III, translating into MKGKGQADLPGQRSKRAHSIESRLRKEYPSVPMALRFDNPLQLLISVILSAQCTDARVNLVTPSLFAKYKTVAAFAEAVPAELEEAIHSTGFFHNKAKNIISCCKAIREKHGGKVPSSMEELIQLPGVGRKTANCVLSGAFGITSGIIVDTHVARLANRLDLSESSNPEKVELDLCGLLEKKDWVHFSNALIHHGRKICEARKPKCTLCILSDLCPSSAA; encoded by the coding sequence ATGAAAGGAAAGGGGCAGGCGGACTTACCTGGGCAGAGATCAAAGCGCGCGCATTCAATTGAATCGCGCCTGCGAAAAGAGTATCCTTCCGTTCCGATGGCCCTCCGTTTTGATAACCCGCTACAGCTTTTGATCTCCGTCATTCTCTCGGCCCAATGCACCGACGCGCGGGTGAATTTGGTTACTCCATCCCTCTTCGCGAAATACAAGACCGTCGCTGCGTTTGCTGAGGCAGTTCCTGCAGAACTCGAAGAGGCGATCCATTCGACCGGCTTCTTTCACAACAAGGCAAAGAATATTATCAGCTGCTGTAAAGCGATCCGCGAAAAGCATGGCGGAAAAGTACCGTCATCGATGGAGGAGCTTATTCAGCTCCCGGGCGTCGGCCGGAAGACCGCAAACTGCGTCCTCAGCGGCGCCTTCGGCATTACTTCCGGCATTATCGTCGACACGCATGTCGCCCGTCTCGCCAATCGCCTTGACCTGAGCGAATCTTCAAACCCAGAGAAAGTTGAACTGGACTTGTGCGGGCTTCTGGAAAAGAAAGACTGGGTTCATTTCAGCAATGCGCTGATCCATCATGGAAGGAAGATCTGCGAGGCAAGAAAACCGAAGTGCACGCTTTGTATCCTCAGTGATCTGTGCCCTTCGTCAGCGGCTTAG
- a CDS encoding HDIG domain-containing protein, protein MSTFALLQEYTKSESLRKHALSVETAMRAYARKFSADEEIWGITGLIHDFDYEMYPQAPDHPMKGSEILKARGYSEEVRTAVLGHASYSGVRRESQMAKSLFACDELCGFIVACTLVRPNKKIEGLEVSSVKKKLKDKAFARSVNREEIIQGAAELGIPLDEHIQFVIDALKANANELGL, encoded by the coding sequence ATGAGCACTTTTGCGCTTTTGCAAGAGTATACGAAAAGCGAAAGCCTTCGAAAGCACGCGCTGTCGGTTGAGACGGCGATGCGTGCGTACGCAAGAAAATTTTCTGCTGACGAGGAGATTTGGGGAATCACGGGATTGATCCACGATTTTGACTATGAGATGTATCCTCAGGCTCCCGACCATCCGATGAAAGGTTCGGAGATCCTCAAAGCCAGGGGATATTCCGAAGAGGTTCGGACGGCGGTCCTGGGGCACGCCTCGTATTCGGGGGTTCGGCGCGAGTCACAGATGGCAAAATCATTGTTCGCCTGTGACGAATTATGCGGGTTTATTGTCGCCTGCACGCTCGTGAGGCCGAACAAGAAGATAGAAGGCCTGGAGGTAAGCTCGGTGAAGAAAAAGTTGAAGGATAAAGCGTTTGCGCGGAGCGTCAACAGGGAGGAGATTATCCAAGGAGCGGCAGAGCTTGGCATTCCACTCGACGAACATATTCAATTTGTCATCGATGCATTGAAAGCAAACGCCAACGAATTAGGGCTATAG
- a CDS encoding cysteine synthase family protein — MIEAAKRPTTLHRTVVDLVGNTPLLKMKRIGKELDGVEMYAKAEWNNPSGSVKDRAALNMIRDAENSGILTHDKTIIDATSGNTGIALAMFGAALGYRVHIYMPSNASEERKKMISAFGAELTLTNPLEGTDGAQREVRREIKENPEKYFYSDQYNNAANWKAHYSGTAEEIIRQTNGRITHFVAGLGTSGTFVGTTRKLKEFKKSVQCISVQPDSPLHGLEGLKHMPSAIVPGIYDPSVADDSMEISTEEAHAMMKRLSHEEGLLVGISSGANLAAAMRIAKDISEGVIVTILCDDGSRYLSEGIWERHG; from the coding sequence ATGATTGAGGCGGCAAAGCGGCCGACGACGCTCCACAGGACCGTCGTCGATTTAGTCGGGAATACTCCGCTCTTGAAAATGAAGCGTATCGGCAAAGAACTCGATGGGGTGGAAATGTACGCCAAGGCCGAATGGAACAACCCCAGCGGATCCGTGAAAGATCGGGCTGCGTTGAACATGATCCGGGATGCCGAGAATTCGGGGATCCTCACTCACGATAAGACCATTATCGATGCAACAAGCGGGAACACGGGAATCGCACTGGCGATGTTCGGCGCCGCATTGGGGTACCGCGTTCATATTTACATGCCTTCGAACGCGTCCGAGGAGAGAAAAAAAATGATCTCCGCCTTCGGCGCCGAACTGACGCTGACGAACCCGCTCGAAGGAACCGACGGAGCGCAAAGGGAAGTAAGAAGGGAGATCAAAGAAAATCCAGAAAAGTATTTCTATTCCGACCAATACAACAACGCGGCGAACTGGAAAGCCCATTACAGCGGAACGGCAGAGGAAATCATCCGCCAGACAAACGGCCGCATCACGCATTTCGTCGCGGGATTAGGAACAAGCGGAACGTTCGTCGGCACAACGCGCAAGTTGAAGGAATTCAAGAAGAGCGTCCAATGTATTTCGGTGCAGCCGGACTCCCCGCTCCACGGGCTCGAGGGGCTCAAGCACATGCCCTCGGCGATCGTCCCGGGAATTTACGACCCGTCCGTTGCGGATGATTCGATGGAGATTTCCACGGAAGAAGCTCATGCAATGATGAAAAGGCTTTCGCACGAGGAGGGATTGCTTGTTGGAATTTCATCGGGCGCAAATCTCGCTGCGGCCATGAGAATTGCAAAGGATATTTCAGAGGGAGTGATCGTGACGATCCTCTGCGACGACGGTTCCCGGTATTTGAGCGAAGGCATCTGGGAGCGGCATGGTTAA